Proteins encoded within one genomic window of Argiope bruennichi chromosome 7, qqArgBrue1.1, whole genome shotgun sequence:
- the LOC129975985 gene encoding uncharacterized protein LOC129975985 — translation MIRKLSQYTKESRFMMKVLWFIMLWSAAIVFLLSQSSNAKSLRRSPVAKVSDDSWMKKSLQHADGMAVERLKRSPQGDDGMITTTPPNSNDSNKNFIEKMFDFMFGWIGGIFDFIF, via the exons ATGATAAGAAAACTCTCACAATATACAAAAGAATCCAGGTTTATG ATGAAGGTACTTTGGTTCATAATGCTGTGGTCTGCAGCCATCGTATTTCTGCTAAGCCAGTCATCAAATGCTAAATCATTAAGACGATCACCGGTTGCTAAAGTGTCCGATGATTCATGGATGAAAAAATCACTTCAACATGCTGATGGGATGGCAGTCGAAAGATTAAAAAGATCACCTCAGGGAGATGACGGGATGATTACGACGACACCTCCAAACTCAAACGattctaacaaaaatttcattgaaaagatgTTTGATTTTATGTTCGGATGGATTGGGGgtatttttgactttattttttaa